In one window of Chelmon rostratus isolate fCheRos1 chromosome 19, fCheRos1.pri, whole genome shotgun sequence DNA:
- the pcyox1 gene encoding prenylcysteine oxidase 1, which produces MATMNPGTLTLRALLLLGLWNTGRRSLASAPELHEQPQKIAVVGAGIGGTAAAYYLRQEFGVSVKIDVFEPGAVGGRLATVKMGDNEYETGGSVIHPLNLHMKHFVEKLGIPPRNAVPSKMAIFDGKELTFEESDWFIVNFFRMLWRYGFNFLRMQMWVESILDKFMRIYQYQQYGYSFSSVERLLHAMGGDSFLTLMNQTLEETMMGDGFSQIFLNDIVTPITRVNYGQSVRINGFVGAVSLAGADSGLWAVDGGNKKVCSGLLYHSKSELIPARVTSISVKVRPSKRGTTASFYEVNYVGESGSAHSLYDIVIIATPLHQGKSDITFSGFSPPIPSHYPGRYHQTVTTLVHGLVNMSYLGTTEPASDFTVSDVLTTASKGCVINSLSSLDPVHIPQGYKRPPASQPNVWKVFSPQPLSQKQLQDIFLSWDSVSETQWLAYPSYRPPQRKTPPFILHHRLYYLNAVEWAASAMEMSAISARNVALLAHHRWHQQVSKIDQEDLHTRLRGEL; this is translated from the exons ATGGCCACAATGAATCCTGGAACCCTGACCCTGAGGGCGCTGCTGCTCCTGGGGCTCTGGAACACCGGGAGAAGGAGTCTGGCCTCAGCCCCGGAGCTGCATGAGCAGCCCCAAAAGATTG ctgTGGTTGGAGCAGGCATCGGTGGCACAGCTGCAGCGTATTACCTGAGGCAGGAGTTTGGAGTCTCGGTAAAGATCGATGTGTTTGAACCTGGCGCTGTTGGCGGGCGACTAGCGACGGTGAAGATGGGAGATAACGAGTATGAGACGGGAGGCTCGGTCATCCATCCCCTGAACCTACACATGAAGCACTTTGTGGAAAAATTAG GTATTCCTCCGAGGAATGCCGTCCCCTCTAAAATGGCGATCTTCGATGGAAAGGAGCTCACGTTTGAAGAGAGTGACTGGTTTATAGTAAATTTCTTCCGCATGCTCTGGCGATATGGGTTCAACTTCCTCCGAATGCAGATGTGGGTGGAGAGTATTTTGGACAAATTTATGAG GATCTACCAGTATCAGCAGTATGGTTACTCATTCTCCAGCGTGGAGAGGCTCCTGCATGCCATGGGCGGTGATAGTTTTCTTACCCTGATGAATCAGACTCTGGAGGAAACGATGATGGGCGATGGATTTTCACAGATCTTCCTCAACGATATCGTTACACCCATCACTCGCGTCAACTACGGCCAGAGTGTCCGCATCAATGGCTTTGTGG GGGCTGTATCATTAGCAGGAGCAGATTCAGGCCTGTGGGCAGTGGATGGAGGCAATAAGAAAGTATGCTCGGGACTGTTGTACCACAGCAAAAGTGAGCTCATCCCTGCCAGAGTGACCTCCATTTCAGTCAAAGTCCGACCATCCAAGAGAG GCACCACGGCCAGCTTCTATGAGGTGAATTATGTGGGAGAATCAGGCTCAGCACACTCTCTGTATGACATAGTGATAATAGCAACGCCGCTTCACCAGGGAAAGTCTGACATCACCTTCTCAGGTTTCTCCCCTCCGATCCCATCTCACTACCCGGGGCGTTACCACCAGACCGTCACCACCCTGGTCCACGGCCTGGTGAACATGTCCTACCTCGGGACCACAGAACCGGCCTCGGACTTTACCGTGTCCGACGTCCTCACCACAGCCTCAAAGGGTTGTGTCATCAACAGCCTGAGCTCTCTTGACCCTGTCCACATCCCTCAGGGTTATAAGCGACCCCCTGCCAGCCAGCCCAATGTCTGGAAGGTGTTCTCCCCACAGCCGCTGTCccaaaagcagctgcaggacatcTTCCTCTCCTGGGATTCGGTGTCTGAGACTCAGTGGCTGGCTTATCCCTCTTACCGCCCTCCGCAGCGTAAGACCCCTCCTTTTATCCTGCACCACCGGCTGTACTACCTCAATGCCGTGGAGTGGGCGGCAAGCGCCATGGAGATGAGCGCCATCTCTGCGAGGAACGTGGCCCTGCTGGCACACCACCGCTGGCACCAGCAGGTCAGCAAGATCGACCAGGAGGACCTGCACACCCGACTACGAGGAGAACTGTGA
- the fam136a gene encoding protein FAM136A, with translation MAEAHQARMQNVVEEMVQSLERDHIRKMQGRMFRCSAECCDRPSDSMSQVHQCIERCHTPLAKAQGLVTSELEKFQDRLTRCTMHCNDKAKDLFDSGAKEPAVRSLMDRCVGSCVDDHVNLIPSMTRRLRENLDSIEQ, from the exons ATGGCAGAGGCACATCAGGCACGCATGCAGAACGTGGTGGAAGAAATGGTTCAAAGTCTGGAGAGGGACCACATCCGTAAAATGCAG GGTCGCATGTTCCGCTGCAGTGCAGAGTGCTGTGATCGCCCCTCAGACTCCATGTCTCAGGTGCATCAGTGCATCGAGAGGTGTCACACTCCTCTGGCCAAAGCTCAGGGACTGGTCACTTCAGAGCTGGAGAAGTTCCAG GACCGCCTCACCAGATGCACGATGCACTGCAACGATAAGGCGAAGGATCTGTTTGACTCCGGCGCTAAAGAGCCAGCTGTTCGATCGCTGATGGACCGCTGTGTGGGCAGCTGTGTGGATGACCACGTTAACCTGATCCCCAGCATGACCCGAAGGCTCAGAGAGAATTTGGACTCTATAGAGCAGTGA
- the gmcl1 gene encoding germ cell-less protein-like 1 has product MGSLGSRFQSPSQGPEEAVEGTSTSRKHGCECKKRKRNGQCDCDSEQEEDDAILDTPRRKKLKSTSRYIYQTLFLNGENSDIRICALGQEWNLHKVYLCQSGYFSSMFSGSWKESNMMEISLEIPDQNIDTEALQVVFGSLYRDDVLIKPSRVVSILAAACMLQLDGLIQQCGETMKENISAKTVCGYYACASIYGLDSVMKKCLEWLLNNLMTHQNVDLMKELGAEVMQQLIQSSDLFVMQVEMDVYTALKKWMFLQLNLSWDGPIKQLLADADAWLCKRRTDLSEKEPFLNTEEGAPFRSVFRYVRLQYIINDLASARILERDNILPPDWLTSVYKNQWFAMLRTEFENDNGPHEANKEEFELSSMRCGRKLTKDGDYCWRWTGFNFGFDLLVTYTNRFIVFKRNTLSQPCGGAVSLQPRRHLAYRLRLASFDSRGKLVCSRSTGYQLLTLEKDQEYVVMNLDSRLLSFPLYVCCNFLYTSPHSDHRPDSEQESTAQSVS; this is encoded by the exons ATGGGAAGTCTGGGTAGCAGGTTCCAGTCCCCGTCACAGGGACCAGAGGAGGCTGTGGAGGGCACAAGTACCAGCCGCAAGCATGGATGTGAGTgtaagaagaggaaaagaaatggcCAGTGTGACTGTGACAGTGAACAAGAGGAAGACGACGCCATCCTAGATACACCTCGCAG aaagaaattaaaaagcacatcaaGATACATTTATCAGACTTTGTTCCTGAATGGGGAAAACAGTGACATTCGCATCTGTGCACTGGGACAAGAGTGGAACCTCCACAAAGTGTACCTGTGTCag TCGGGGTATTTCTCCAGCATGTTCAGCGGCTCCTGGAAAGAGTCCAACATGATGGAAATCAGCTTAGAAATCCCAGACCAGAACATTGACACTGAAG CTCTGCAAGTCGTATTTGGATCCCTGTACCGAGATGATGTTCTGATCAAGCCCAGCAGGGTTGTCAGTATTCTTGCCGCTGCTTGTATGCTACAGCTG GATGGCTTAATCCAGCAGTGTGGAGAGACTATGAAGGAAAACATCAGTGCGAAGACTGTGTGTGGCTACTATGCTTGTGCCAGTATCTATGGCTTGGATTCAGTCATGAAAAA GTGTCTTGAGTGGCTTCTGAATAACCTAATGACCCACCAAAATGTTGACTTAATGAAAGAACTTGG GgcagaggtgatgcagcagctCATCCAGTCCTCAGACCTGTTTGTCATGCAGGTGGAGATGGATGTATACACTGCTCTGAAAAAG tggatgtttctgcagctcAACCTGTCATGGGATGGCCCAATCAAGCAGCTTCTGGCTGATGCTGATGCCTGGCTTTGCAAACGCAGGACAG ACCTGTCTGAGAAAGAGCCCTTCttaaacacagaggagggtGCACCTTTTCGTTCGGTGTTCAGATACGTTCGTCTCCAGTATATCATCAACGATCTGGCATCTGCACGCATCCTGGAGAGGGACAATATTTTGCCCCCTG ATTGGCTGACATCTGTGTACAAAAACCAGTGGTTCGCTATGCTCCGGACAGAGTTTGAGAATGATAATGG TCCCCATGAAGCCAACAAAGAGGAGTTCGAGCTGAGCAGCATGAGGTGTGGCAGGAAGCTGACTAAAGATGGAGAC TACTGTTGGAGGTGGACAGGCTTTAACTTTggttttgacctgctggtgacCTACACAAACCGTTTCATCGTCTTCAAAAGAAATACTCTGAGTCAGCCATGTGGGGGCGCTGTGAGTCTGCAACCTCGAAGGCATCTTGCATACAG GTTGCGCCTCGCTTCCTTTGATAGCCGTGGAAAACTGGTTTGCAGTCGCTCAACAGGTTACCAGCTTCTTACCCTTGAGAAAGACCAG GAGTATGTGGTGATGAACCTGGACAGCCGGTTATTGTCATTCCCCCTCTACGTGTGCTGTAATTTCCTGTATACGTCGCCTCATTCGGACCACCGTCCAGATTCAGAACAAGAAAGCACTGCTCAGAGCGTGTCTTGA
- the ggcx gene encoding vitamin K-dependent gamma-carboxylase: MEARDATAGALVGSDGEEQTTKKDAAPQKAQPQTGSKMEKIFGFRREDLTSWRSLVVLLNRPTDPASLGIFRCLFGLLMAIDVTQERGLSHLDYKYLDGAPVCRFPLFNFLQPLPLDWMYLVYVVMFLGALGIMLGCFYRLSCLMFISTYWYIFFLDKTAWNNHSYLYGLIGFQLTLMDGNRYWSIDGLRRPSIRNAHVPLWNYTVLRTQIFIVYFIAGVKKLDADWVEGYSMSYLANHWLFDPFKVILPVELVNLLVVHGGGLALDLSAGYLLFFDVTRPYGFFFVSYFHCMNSQLFSIGMFSYTMLATSPLFCYPDWPRRFFGRFPAFLRVVLPLTSPDPQPSSSCVYNEIHSTSSERRETPPVAKASKLRLKHKLAAIFTILYIIEQFFMPYSHFITQGYNNWTNGLYGYSWDMMVHSRSHQHVKITYKDGKTGEIGYLNPGVFTQSRRWKDHGDMLKQYATCLNHFLPRYNITDAEIYFDIWVSINERFQQRIFDPRVDIVKADWSPFEPNAWLMPLLVDLSPWRHKFQEIEGSLDNQTEIVFIADFPGLHLENFVSEDLGNTSIHVLQGQVNVEVVEEKKNYTLQPGEKMKVPAGAYHKVYTVSEDPSCYMYIYVNTTEAALQENFTKLFELQERVRNGTETEPLPPELQPLIAAEDDDVNATDPIVQLFLKRQRRMKEVKKRREAGVLERLERFAVKKYYTIRRGFLMTAIAMRNLAVGLPPLEQLTREVAFANMKAPQADGSQDERLKDEVGHGEL, encoded by the exons ATGGAGGCGAGAGACGCGACTGCAG GTGCTCTTGTGGGCAGCGATGGAGAGGAACAAACCACAAAGAAGGATGCAGCTCCTCAAAAAGCCCAACCACAGACCGGAAGCAAGATGGAGAAGATCTTTGGGTTCAGGAGGGAAGACCTGACCTCTTGGAGGAGCCTGGTAGTCCTCCTGAACCGTCCCACTGACCCTGCGTCCCTGGGCATCTTTCGCTGCTTGTTTG GTTTGCTGATGGCGATTGACGTCACACAGGAACGTGGCCTCAGCCACCTGGACTATAAGTACCTGGATGGTGCCCCTGTGTGCCGCTTTCCCCTCTTCAACTTCTTGCAGCCACTGCCACTGGATTGGATGTATCTGGTGTACGTGGTGATGTTCCTCG GCGCCTTGGGCATCATGCTTGGCTGTTTCTACCGTCTGTCCTGCCTCATGTTCATCTCGACGTACTGGTACATCTTCTTCCTGGACAAAACAGCCTGGAACAATCACTCGTACCTCTATGGTCTCATCGGATTTCAGCTCACGCTCATGGATGGCAACAGATACTG GTCAATCGATGGGTTGCGGAGGCCTTCTATCAGAAATGCTCATGTGCCTCTATGGAATTACACTGTACTGAGGACACAG ATATTTATTGTATACTTCATCGCTGGAGTCAAAAAGCTGGATGCTGATTGGGTTGAGGGATACTCAATGTCATACCTGGCAAACCATTGGCTGTTTGATCCTTTCAA AGTGATCCTTCCTGTGGAGTTAGTAAACCTGTTGGTGGTGCATGGAGGTGGTCTTGCTCTGGATCTGAGTGCTGGCTACCTGCTGTTTTTTGATGTCACGCGACCTTAtggatttttctttgtctcGTACTTCCACTGTATGAACTCCCAGCTCTTCAGCATCG GGATGTTTTCCTACACGATGCTGGCCACCAGTCCTCTGTTCTGCTACCCTGACTGGCCAAGAAGATTTTTCGGCCGTTTCCCAGCATTCCTGAGGGTGGTCCTGCCGCTAACCTCACCGGACCCCCAGCCCAGTAGTTCCTGTGTTTACAACGAGATCCACAGCACCAGCAGTGAACGTCGGGAGACCCCGCCTGTCGCCAAAGCTTCCAAACTGAGACTTAAACACAAGCTGGCGGCCATTTTTACTATTCTCTACATAATCGAACAGTTCTTCATGCCTTACTCCCACTTCATCACACAG GGTTACAACAACTGGACCAATGGCTTGTATGGCTACTCGTGGGACATGATGGTTCACTCCCGCAGCCATCAGCATGTTAAGATCACCTACAAAGATGGGAAAACTGGAGAAATTGGATATCTGAACCCTGGG GTGTTCACCCAAAGCCGTCGCTGGAAGGACCACGGAGACATGCTCAAGCAGTATGCCACGTGCCTCAATCACTTCCTGCCCCGCTATAATATCACTGATGCTGAAATCTACTTTGACATCTGGGTGTCCATCAATGAACGCTTCCAGCAAAG GATCTTTGATCCCCGTGTGGATATTGTGAAAGCTGATTGGTCGCCTTTCGAACCAAACGCATGGCTGATGCCTCTCCTGGTGGACCTCTCACCTTGGAGGCACAAGTTCCAGGAGATTGAGGGCAGCTTGGACAATCAGACCGAGATCGTCTTCATCGCTGACTTCCCAG GTCTCCATTTAGAAAACTTTGTTAGTGAAGATCTGGGCAACACCAGCATCCATGTACTGCAGGGCCAAGTGAACGTCGAGGTagtggaggagaaaaagaacTACACTCTTCAGCCTGGTGAGAAGATGAAG GTGCCTGCTGGGGCTTACCATAAGGTGTACACGGTATCTGAAGACCCATCTTGCTACATGTACATCTACGTCAACACCACAGAGGCGGCGCTACAGGAGAACTTCACCAAGCTGTTTGAGCTCCAGGAGCGCGTTCGCAACGGGACAg AAACTGAGCCGCTGCCTCCTGAGCTGCAGCCCCTTATCGCCGCAGAAGATGACGACGTCAACGCCACCGACCCGATTGTGCAGCTGTTCCTGAAGAGGCAGCGGCGCATGAAGGAGGTGAAGAAACGCAGGGAGGCTGGCGTGCTGGAGCGGCTGGAGCGCTTTGCAGTGAAAAAGTACTATACCATACGGAGGGG ATTCTTGATGACAGCCATTGCTATGAGGAACCTGGCGGTGGGTCTCCCTCCTCTTGAGCAGCTGACAAGAGAAGTTGCCTTCGCCAACATGAAAGCACCTCAGGCTGACGGCAGCCAGGACGAACGACTGAAAGATGAAGTCGGTCATGGAGAACTTTAA